The Pan troglodytes isolate AG18354 chromosome 6, NHGRI_mPanTro3-v2.0_pri, whole genome shotgun sequence genomic sequence AAGGGGCCCTTGCGAGGCTCTGGTGCTGGTGATCCCGGCCCCCACCACCGGAGGAGCTGAAAGCCCTTGCTCAGCCGCTGCCCTGCTGGTGATCCCGGCCCCCACCGCCGGAGGAGCTGCACCCTGTGTGGTCTGAGGCAGCCCTGCACTGGGCAGCGGCCCCACCCCGCGCTGAACCCACTAGGAGAGCAGCTGCAGCACCTGTCGGATGCGCTGGGCCCTCCCCGGCAGGGGGGGATCAGAGCCCTCCTCATCCAGCTCCCGCATCAGGGCTTCCGCCTTCTGCACCGTCAGCTCTCGGGCCCGGCCCTGCAGCCCCTCCAGGTAGGCCAGCAGGGTGGAGAAGTGCTCATCGGGAACCTGGATGGGGAAGAGACGGAGTTGGTCAGGGGCGGGGCAGGGAGGGGCCGCTGAACAGCAGGAGACAAGACGCTGCAGCCAAGGACACCCGGGCCTCAGGCTTCCGTCCTCCCACTGCGGCCCGAGGGTGCGGGCGGCCTGGCCACAGACCCTGCCCCAGACACTGGAAGAAGAAATGCCTGTTTAGAGGCAGACAAAACACTCAATTAACCTGGGTAAAACAGAAGCCACGTGGGGAGAACATTTCACAAACATCGTAAAAATCctcagaaaaatgagaaaatacgaCACAAATTAAACAGGGGTAGTCTGTGATAAAAGGTGCATTAGGAACAAAAAGCCACGTACGCGCCGGCACTTGGCACGCTCGCCTTTCTGCTTAGCGTGGCAGTGGCCAGGTGGCATCTCTTGGTGGCCTCACCCTTGTCTGCTGGTGGTGGGGGCACCTCTGCACAGGCTTACCGGTCACCTGCCAATCTGCTCTGCAGGCACGTTTCCTCAGGTCCCCACGGCAGCGGCTTTCAACACTGggctctttttattattgagttagcAGAGTTCTAATTCCATGTGGGACTTGCAAacgtctcccattctgtagcaaCCATTTCACTTTCCAGCTAGTTCTGTATGCAGTGCAAAgtcttagattcttttttttttgagccggtcttgctctgttgtccaggctgcagtgcagtggcacgatctccacctcccaggttcaagcaattttcctgcctcagcctcccaagtagctgggattataagcaagcattaccacacctagctaatttttgtatttttagtagagatggggttttgccacgttggccaggccggtctcgaactcttgacctcaagtgatccacccgcctcagactcccaaagtgctgggattacaggcgtgagccaccacgcccggctacacAGTCTTAGATCCTGATGAAGGCACTTTCTCGACTTTTTCCTTTGTCGCTTGTGCTTCTAGAGTCACATTTAAGAAACTGTTGCCTCACCCAAGGGCACGAAATGGACTCTCAGGCTTTCATCTACGAGTTTTGGTTTTAGCTTTTAAATTTAAgtctctgatccattttgagttaatttttgcatatggtgtgaaGCTGGGGGCTGCGTGCATTAAGTATCGGCATGTTCATAAATATGTATGGtcacatatgaaataaaaatgtataagtaAAATGCACATTTGTGTGTTTGTAAATACGTTTAATTATGATAGTGTAAGATaactttgcgtgtgtgtgtgtgtgtacacacatataaatgGCTAACCAAGGATTTGCCTAACTAAggattatttttctgtataaaaaGTTTTGTATAAAGTTTACTTTTGGTAATAGtaacatataaataaaaccaCGTAAACTttggttaaaacaaaacaaaacaaaacgtggAAACCCAGTTGTCCCTGGCTCTGTTAAGAAGAGGTTTCCTCCACATGGAACAGGCTTGGCCCGCATGCTGGAATCAGCTGTGCCGGGCGTGAGGGTTTCCAGGCTTCCCAGGCTGTTCCAGTCACTTCTACTTCCACCCTTGTGCCTGCCCCAGTGTCGCGATTACCGGAGCTTGCAATAGGGCTTACAATAGGGCTTGCAATGTGTATGTCCTCTAACTCTGAGGAGGGAgagtggcttgagcccaggaggtcgaggctgcagtgaactgtggttgtgtcactgcactccagcctgggcgggaccctgtctcaaaaaacgcccacgaaaaaccaacaacaacaaaataatgaaagcaaGTGGCTGCAGGCTATGCCTGGAATGTCCCAGGGCTGTGAGTGGGGCTGGTGGGCCTGCCCCGCTCTGAGAGTCTGCAAACACAGGCACGGCAGGAGAAACACAGGCACGGCATGCAAAGCCTGGCCTCTAGTAACGTGGGCGCAGGAGAGCCGGCGAGGCAGGAGGCACTGCCCACCGGATGCAGCTCAGCAGAACCGTGGGCTCCTCCAGCCTCACAGGACGTGGGCAGCTCCAGCCCGCCGCCCAGCAGCCGGGTTTAGTTCAGAATTCAGTCTCGTTTCATCCTGTGAAACCCTATCTCACATCCTGCCCCTGAAAAGGGCAGCTGCCCACACGTGCATGTGTAG encodes the following:
- the C6H7orf50 gene encoding uncharacterized protein C7orf50 homolog isoform X4, with translation MYDSDKVPDEHFSTLLAYLEGLQGRARELTVQKAEALMRELDEEGSDPPLPGRAQRIRQVLQLLS